The following are from one region of the Mixophyes fleayi isolate aMixFle1 chromosome 7, aMixFle1.hap1, whole genome shotgun sequence genome:
- the SLC23A3 gene encoding solute carrier family 23 member 3 isoform X2, protein MSMICCGTKASRQSSYRLHDTPPWLLSFLFALQYLLVQASLLCTCHSLLLQSRPLAPPDQSRLLASSLFACGIATSLQCALGTRLPLVQAPTFELLVPAIIFSKYSAVNRTTYGFDVQGSANCTGMSCERLQSDFQPIREVSGALVISGVLQILSGISGIWGWILQSCGPMVIAPALSIIGLSCYKPAALLCSSSWGISLSLIAVTGLLSQTLRSLHFPLYTWRRTQGVTKRFAPVLCMLSMFLPISCIWIVCSFWVNEQTEFPSDVRLSQNVSEFITEEAAVSFDGLSGNSTELTPWFQFPTLGAWGWPKLSLETLGAGVAMTLTSSLSSIGCYILCARMLCCYPLPSHACNRGISMEGVGNVLSGLLGSVCGAGSNIPSASITGITQVGSRHSAQLCAIMFILLGCSPKLSQGLMSIPSAVHGGTLCLTFSIAVGCGVSFFQYADIDSGRNIFIVGFTMFMALLVPRWLDSVPAKLDTGWPALDIFLLSLLTTPIFLGGLFSFVLDNTVEDGLVSRQVGPFICPAPYSRDAHVKQVLLPGAGCQCLAWGASLGSVAY, encoded by the exons ATGTCTATGATCTGCTGTGGAACCAAAGCTTCACGGCAATCCTCCTACAGGCTACATGACACCCCACCTTGGCTGCTCAGCTTCCTCTTTGCACTTCAA TACCTCCTGGTCCAGGCTTCTCTGCTATGTACGTGCCACAGCCTTCTTCTACAGAGCCGCCCCTTGGCACCACCTGATCAGAGTCGTCTACTGGCCAGCAGCCTGTTTGCCTGCGGCATTGCCACCAGCTTACAGTGCGCTCTGGGAACAAG GTTGCCTCTGGTGCAAGCTCCCACCTTTGAACTACTTGTCCCAGCCATAATCTTCAGCAAATACTCAGCTGTTAACAGAACTACATACGGGTTCG ATGTCCAGGGATCAGCAAATTGCACGGGGATGTCATGTGAGCGACTGCAGAGTGACTTCCAGCCAATCAGAGAG GTGTCAGGAGCTCTGGTGATCTCGGGAGTTCTGCAGATTCTCTCCGGGATCTCCGGAATCTGGGGCTGGATTTTGCAGTCTTGTGGCCCAATGGTCATTGCCCCAGCACTGTCAATCATTGGACTCTCTTGTTATAAACCTGCAGCCCTGCTGTGTTCCTCCAGCTGGGGTATATCCTTGAG CCTCATTGCAGTTACCGGATTGTTGTCACAAACCCTCCGGTCTCTCCACTTCCCCCTGTACACCTGGAGGAGAACACAAGGAGTGACGAAGAGATTCGCCCCTGTGCTCTGCATGCTCTCT ATGTTCCTCCCTATTTCTTGCATCTGGATCGTCTGCAGTTTTTGGGTTAATGAGCAAACGGAGTTTCCAAGCGATGTTCGGCTATCTCAGAATGTATCAGAATTTATCACAGAGGAAGCAGCCGTGTCCTTCGACGGTCTTAGCGGCAACTCTACGGAACTGACACCGTGGTTCCAATTCCCCACTCTAG GTGCTTGGGGTTGGCCTAAACTAAGTTTGGAGACCCTCGGTGCGGGCGTGGCAATGACTCTCACCTCCAGCCTGTCCTCTATTGGATGTTACATTCTGTGTGCTCGGATGTTGTGCTGCTACCCGCTACCTTCACATGCGTGTAATCGGGGGATCAgtatggaaggcgttggaaacgTCCTGTCCGGACTCCTGGGCAGTGTGTGCGGAGCCGGCTCCAACATCCCCAGCGCCAGCATTACAGGAATTACACAG GTGGGTTCCCGCCACTCAGCTCAGCTATGCGCTATAATGTTCATTCTTCTGGGCTGCTCCCCAAAACTGTCTCAGGGCCTAATGAGTATCCCTTCCGCAGTCCACG GAGGTACGTTGTGTCTGACCTTCTCCATCGCGGTGGGCTGTGGGGTCTCCTTCTTCCAGTATGCGGATATAGACTCGGGAAGGAACATCTTCATTGTCGGCTTCACTATGTTCATGGCGCTGCTGGTGCCGCGGTGGTTGGATTCGGTGCCGGCAAAACTGGATACAG GCTGGCCGGCACTAGACATCTTTCTGTTGTCTCTTCTGACCACTCCGATCTTCCTTGGAGGCTTGTTCTCCTTTGTTTTGGACAACACAGTTGAAG ATGGCTTGGTTTCACGCCAGGTGGGCCCATTCATCTGCCCTGCGCCCTACTCAAGAGATGCCCATGTAAAACAAGTGCTCTTACCAGGGGCTGGCTGCCAATGTTTAGCCTGGGGGGCGAGTCTcggctcagtagcctattag
- the SLC23A3 gene encoding solute carrier family 23 member 3 isoform X1, with product MSMICCGTKASRQSSYRLHDTPPWLLSFLFALQYLLVQASLLCTCHSLLLQSRPLAPPDQSRLLASSLFACGIATSLQCALGTRLPLVQAPTFELLVPAIIFSKYSAVNRTTYGFDVQGSANCTGMSCERLQSDFQPIREVSGALVISGVLQILSGISGIWGWILQSCGPMVIAPALSIIGLSCYKPAALLCSSSWGISLSLIAVTGLLSQTLRSLHFPLYTWRRTQGVTKRFAPVLCMLSMFLPISCIWIVCSFWVNEQTEFPSDVRLSQNVSEFITEEAAVSFDGLSGNSTELTPWFQFPTLGAWGWPKLSLETLGAGVAMTLTSSLSSIGCYILCARMLCCYPLPSHACNRGISMEGVGNVLSGLLGSVCGAGSNIPSASITGITQVGSRHSAQLCAIMFILLGCSPKLSQGLMSIPSAVHGGTLCLTFSIAVGCGVSFFQYADIDSGRNIFIVGFTMFMALLVPRWLDSVPAKLDTGWPALDIFLLSLLTTPIFLGGLFSFVLDNTVEGSLQERGLGTGASLWHTTSTEGTHRSPEKELAQTYELPPVLARLFPTTYPCNQLCPLPSESVVIVAGEDDKLLAERADVNV from the exons ATGTCTATGATCTGCTGTGGAACCAAAGCTTCACGGCAATCCTCCTACAGGCTACATGACACCCCACCTTGGCTGCTCAGCTTCCTCTTTGCACTTCAA TACCTCCTGGTCCAGGCTTCTCTGCTATGTACGTGCCACAGCCTTCTTCTACAGAGCCGCCCCTTGGCACCACCTGATCAGAGTCGTCTACTGGCCAGCAGCCTGTTTGCCTGCGGCATTGCCACCAGCTTACAGTGCGCTCTGGGAACAAG GTTGCCTCTGGTGCAAGCTCCCACCTTTGAACTACTTGTCCCAGCCATAATCTTCAGCAAATACTCAGCTGTTAACAGAACTACATACGGGTTCG ATGTCCAGGGATCAGCAAATTGCACGGGGATGTCATGTGAGCGACTGCAGAGTGACTTCCAGCCAATCAGAGAG GTGTCAGGAGCTCTGGTGATCTCGGGAGTTCTGCAGATTCTCTCCGGGATCTCCGGAATCTGGGGCTGGATTTTGCAGTCTTGTGGCCCAATGGTCATTGCCCCAGCACTGTCAATCATTGGACTCTCTTGTTATAAACCTGCAGCCCTGCTGTGTTCCTCCAGCTGGGGTATATCCTTGAG CCTCATTGCAGTTACCGGATTGTTGTCACAAACCCTCCGGTCTCTCCACTTCCCCCTGTACACCTGGAGGAGAACACAAGGAGTGACGAAGAGATTCGCCCCTGTGCTCTGCATGCTCTCT ATGTTCCTCCCTATTTCTTGCATCTGGATCGTCTGCAGTTTTTGGGTTAATGAGCAAACGGAGTTTCCAAGCGATGTTCGGCTATCTCAGAATGTATCAGAATTTATCACAGAGGAAGCAGCCGTGTCCTTCGACGGTCTTAGCGGCAACTCTACGGAACTGACACCGTGGTTCCAATTCCCCACTCTAG GTGCTTGGGGTTGGCCTAAACTAAGTTTGGAGACCCTCGGTGCGGGCGTGGCAATGACTCTCACCTCCAGCCTGTCCTCTATTGGATGTTACATTCTGTGTGCTCGGATGTTGTGCTGCTACCCGCTACCTTCACATGCGTGTAATCGGGGGATCAgtatggaaggcgttggaaacgTCCTGTCCGGACTCCTGGGCAGTGTGTGCGGAGCCGGCTCCAACATCCCCAGCGCCAGCATTACAGGAATTACACAG GTGGGTTCCCGCCACTCAGCTCAGCTATGCGCTATAATGTTCATTCTTCTGGGCTGCTCCCCAAAACTGTCTCAGGGCCTAATGAGTATCCCTTCCGCAGTCCACG GAGGTACGTTGTGTCTGACCTTCTCCATCGCGGTGGGCTGTGGGGTCTCCTTCTTCCAGTATGCGGATATAGACTCGGGAAGGAACATCTTCATTGTCGGCTTCACTATGTTCATGGCGCTGCTGGTGCCGCGGTGGTTGGATTCGGTGCCGGCAAAACTGGATACAG GCTGGCCGGCACTAGACATCTTTCTGTTGTCTCTTCTGACCACTCCGATCTTCCTTGGAGGCTTGTTCTCCTTTGTTTTGGACAACACAGTTGAAG GATCTCTGCAGGAACGCGGTCTGGGTACGGGCGCCTCTCTCTGGCACACTACATCCACAGAAGGCACACACAGAAGTCCGGAAAAGGAGTTGGCACAGACTTATGAACTTCCTCCTGTACTAGCTCGTCTCTTCCCTACTACGTATCCCTGTAACCAGCTTTGCCCCCTGCCATCGGAGTCAGTGGTGATAGTGGCCGGAGAAGATGACAAACTGTTGGCTGAAAGAGCCGATGTGAACGTGTAG